From a region of the Neobacillus niacini genome:
- a CDS encoding IS1182 family transposase: protein MYKPKREIQNEAEFVFIDDLVPQDHLLRKVDKYIDFSFIGEKVRPFYSENNGRPSDPIQLFKMMFIGYFYGIRSERQLEREIQTNVAYRWFLGLKLNDTVPHHSTISWNRRTRFKDTNIFQEIFDEIVFKAINHKMVGGRVLFSDSTHLKANANKHKFSRVEVEVETREYVEDLNKAIEEDRRDHGKKPLKEKEEVTEKKEIRLSTTDPECGFMSRENKQEMFCYLDHRTTDMKFNIITDAYVTPGNVHDSVPYLSRLDRQVERFGFKVEAVALDSGYLTNPICKGLNERNIFGVIAHRRYQSTKGLFPKWKFTYDKDRDLYVCPNGQELQYRTTTREGYREYKSDPKKCTNCPLLPECTKSQNKTKVVTRHVWEEHKEKVRLNRLSKSGKILYKFRKEKVERSFADSKELHGLRYCRLRGLHNASEQVLLTAACQNMKKIATYLASLEKVCGNLLVISPC from the coding sequence ATGTATAAGCCAAAAAGAGAAATACAAAACGAAGCTGAATTTGTTTTTATTGATGATTTAGTACCGCAAGATCACCTATTAAGGAAGGTGGACAAGTATATTGATTTTTCTTTTATTGGTGAGAAGGTCCGTCCTTTTTATTCAGAAAATAACGGGCGTCCTTCGGACCCTATACAGCTCTTTAAGATGATGTTTATCGGATATTTTTATGGCATTCGTTCTGAACGACAATTAGAGCGTGAAATTCAGACGAATGTGGCCTATCGATGGTTCTTAGGATTAAAGCTAAACGATACAGTTCCCCATCATTCCACCATTAGTTGGAATCGGCGAACCCGTTTTAAAGATACAAATATATTTCAGGAAATTTTTGATGAGATTGTCTTCAAAGCAATTAACCACAAGATGGTTGGAGGAAGAGTTTTATTTTCCGATTCCACACACCTTAAAGCGAATGCAAACAAACATAAATTCTCTAGAGTTGAAGTGGAAGTTGAAACACGTGAATATGTAGAAGATTTAAACAAAGCTATTGAGGAAGACAGGAGAGATCATGGAAAAAAGCCTTTAAAGGAAAAGGAGGAGGTGACCGAGAAAAAGGAAATACGACTGAGCACAACTGATCCTGAATGCGGGTTTATGTCACGAGAGAATAAACAGGAGATGTTCTGTTATCTTGATCATCGAACTACCGACATGAAGTTCAACATCATAACTGATGCGTATGTTACACCAGGAAATGTTCACGATTCTGTCCCCTATCTTTCACGGTTAGACCGTCAGGTCGAACGTTTTGGATTTAAAGTAGAAGCTGTGGCACTTGATTCGGGTTACCTGACAAATCCGATTTGTAAGGGACTTAATGAACGCAATATTTTTGGAGTTATCGCTCACAGAAGATATCAATCAACAAAAGGGTTATTTCCTAAATGGAAGTTTACATATGACAAAGATAGAGATTTGTATGTTTGTCCAAATGGTCAGGAGTTACAATATCGTACAACTACAAGAGAAGGTTATCGGGAATATAAGTCAGATCCTAAAAAGTGTACTAACTGCCCACTCCTCCCGGAGTGTACAAAATCTCAAAATAAAACAAAAGTAGTTACCAGACATGTTTGGGAGGAACATAAGGAAAAGGTTCGACTTAACAGACTTTCAAAGTCAGGTAAAATACTATATAAATTTAGAAAAGAAAAAGTAGAGCGAAGCTTCGCAGATTCAAAAGAACTGCATGGGCTTCGCTATTGCAGGTTACGGGGATTGCACAATGCGAGTGAGCAAGTGTTACTCACCGCAGCATGCCAAAACATGAAAAAGATTGCCACATACTTAGCAAGTTTGGAAAAAGTGTGTGGCAATCTCTTGGTTATTTCTCCCTGTTGA
- a CDS encoding MTH1187 family thiamine-binding protein, translating to MPLLEISIVPVGTDSPSFSTQVTDEVRVIEKKDLKYEVTPTSTILEGDIDDLWEVAKKMHQKALEVGPERIVTNINIDHRTDKQMDMDQQIEKVEKHLG from the coding sequence ATGCCGTTATTAGAAATTAGTATTGTTCCCGTTGGAACAGATTCTCCAAGTTTCAGTACACAGGTAACCGATGAAGTAAGGGTCATTGAGAAAAAAGATTTAAAGTATGAGGTGACACCTACATCAACCATTTTAGAAGGCGACATCGACGATTTGTGGGAAGTGGCCAAAAAAATGCATCAAAAAGCACTCGAAGTGGGTCCGGAACGAATCGTTACCAATATCAATATTGACCATCGTACGGATAAACAAATGGATATGGATCAGCAAATTGAAAAGGTTGAGAAACATTTGGGTTAG
- a CDS encoding NAD(P)H-dependent flavin oxidoreductase, with protein sequence MLINKMTEVLKIKYPIIQAPMAGGVTTSELVAEVSNSGGLGMIGAGYMTPIQIRNQIRELKTLTSNPFGINLFVPNEFDVINDDIKSANQLLNPIREQLNLPQKDSFEIPEFNNVYETFIEQIKVVIEENVPICSFTFGIPSEKVISELKKSDIILMGTATTVREAVENEKAGIDIVVVQGSEAGGHRGNFIDDYKVSLVGSMSLIPQVVDNVSIPVIAAGGIMDGRGLMASACLGANGVQMGTAFLTCIESGTHKVHKDAVMNITEEDTVLTRSFSGKWARGITNNFILGMQSNEWYLPDFPVQNTLTQDIRKVAASKNNKEFMSLWSGQSSRLAKQQTVKLLIKNIMSEAEKIKIKINM encoded by the coding sequence ATGTTAATTAATAAAATGACAGAAGTATTAAAAATAAAATATCCAATTATACAGGCTCCAATGGCAGGTGGAGTAACAACTTCGGAATTAGTCGCTGAGGTTTCAAATAGTGGTGGTCTAGGTATGATTGGAGCAGGTTATATGACCCCTATTCAAATTAGAAATCAAATAAGGGAGTTAAAGACACTAACATCAAATCCCTTTGGTATAAACCTATTTGTACCCAATGAGTTTGATGTTATAAATGATGACATTAAATCAGCTAATCAGTTATTAAACCCTATTCGTGAGCAACTAAATTTACCTCAAAAAGATAGCTTTGAAATTCCTGAATTTAATAATGTCTATGAAACATTTATTGAACAAATTAAGGTGGTAATTGAAGAAAATGTCCCGATCTGTTCTTTTACATTTGGCATTCCGTCTGAAAAAGTAATTTCTGAGTTAAAAAAATCTGACATTATTCTAATGGGAACAGCAACGACTGTTAGAGAAGCAGTTGAAAATGAGAAAGCAGGAATTGATATTGTCGTTGTTCAAGGCAGTGAAGCTGGTGGACATCGAGGGAACTTTATCGATGATTATAAAGTGAGTTTAGTTGGTTCAATGTCATTAATTCCGCAGGTCGTTGACAATGTAAGTATTCCAGTAATAGCTGCTGGAGGTATTATGGATGGAAGAGGGTTGATGGCTTCTGCCTGCTTAGGTGCAAATGGTGTACAAATGGGGACAGCTTTCTTGACTTGTATTGAAAGTGGAACACATAAAGTACATAAAGACGCTGTTATGAATATCACGGAGGAAGATACAGTATTAACTCGTTCATTTTCGGGTAAATGGGCGAGAGGAATTACAAATAATTTTATTTTGGGTATGCAGAGCAACGAATGGTATTTACCAGACTTCCCCGTTCAAAACACATTAACCCAGGATATTAGAAAGGTCGCCGCCTCAAAGAATAATAAAGAATTTATGTCACTATGGTCTGGTCAAAGTTCAAGATTAGCTAAACAACAAACTGTAAAATTATTAATCAAAAATATAATGTCAGAAGCAGAAAAAATAAAAATAAAAATAAATATGTGA
- a CDS encoding CBS domain-containing protein, with protein MNVADVMTTNVDSCSPESTCKEVAMKMKELDVGAVPICDNEKLVGIVTDRDIVIKGFVNNLSSDSMISEIVTDNVVKGSKEMSVEEAVRLMSQHQIRRLPIVEDDKLVGIVSLGDLAVNNQSTYEAAQALKNISNPAEPKQSNF; from the coding sequence ATGAATGTCGCTGACGTAATGACTACCAATGTTGATAGCTGTAGTCCGGAAAGTACTTGTAAAGAGGTTGCTATGAAAATGAAAGAACTGGATGTGGGGGCCGTTCCAATTTGTGATAATGAAAAATTAGTAGGAATTGTAACCGACCGAGATATAGTTATAAAGGGATTTGTCAATAATCTTTCGAGTGACTCCATGATTTCTGAAATAGTAACCGACAATGTTGTAAAAGGAAGCAAAGAAATGTCAGTGGAAGAAGCGGTAAGACTCATGTCCCAGCACCAAATTCGCCGTCTCCCTATTGTGGAAGATGACAAATTGGTTGGAATCGTCTCTCTAGGTGATCTAGCTGTTAATAATCAGTCGACTTATGAAGCTGCACAAGCCCTTAAGAATATTTCGAATCCTGCCGAACCTAAACAATCAAACTTCTAA
- a CDS encoding DUF1572 domain-containing protein gives MTIGNEYLRIVIEKFKSVKSLGDKTINQLSEEEIHWTYNNESNSVAIIVRHLSGNMVSRWTDFLTSDGEKEYRNRDQEFIDDISSKSELISVWEKGWKVLIATLTSLSEQDLLKNIYIRGEGHLVIEAIERQMAHYAYHIGQIVYIGKQLKDSNWKSLSIPKGKSEEYLKEMLEKNQDK, from the coding sequence GTGACCATTGGAAACGAATACTTGAGAATTGTAATTGAAAAATTTAAAAGTGTAAAAAGCCTTGGTGATAAGACAATAAATCAATTATCGGAAGAGGAAATACATTGGACTTATAATAACGAGTCAAATAGTGTTGCCATAATAGTAAGGCATTTAAGCGGAAATATGGTATCAAGGTGGACAGACTTTTTAACTTCAGATGGGGAAAAAGAATATAGAAATCGTGATCAAGAATTTATTGATGATATATCCTCGAAATCTGAGTTAATTAGTGTTTGGGAAAAAGGTTGGAAAGTCCTAATCGCTACACTAACTAGTTTAAGTGAGCAAGATTTATTAAAAAATATATACATTCGTGGAGAAGGTCATTTGGTTATAGAGGCAATAGAAAGACAAATGGCACACTACGCATATCATATTGGACAAATTGTTTATATTGGCAAACAATTAAAGGATAGTAATTGGAAGAGTCTCAGCATTCCAAAGGGGAAATCTGAAGAATACTTAAAAGAAATGCTTGAAAAAAACCAAGATAAATAG
- a CDS encoding DUF4865 family protein, whose translation MITTQYKITLPSDYDMNIIKARVINNGHKTDGFDDLKFKLYLITEKGKNHNLQNSYCPLYLWKNHNGLNKFLFEGYYDNILTSFGWQQVQVGIPLVDPPTNISPYKYLFHLTKPIPPQGSLRNTKEEIVKDLPKIKNSEFMLTYNPDKWEYEVFYFLSDVSNFISETYGVLYSILHISYEK comes from the coding sequence ATGATCACGACACAATACAAAATCACATTACCAAGTGACTATGACATGAATATCATCAAGGCACGAGTCATAAATAATGGCCATAAAACCGATGGATTTGATGATTTAAAATTTAAGTTGTATCTAATCACGGAAAAAGGAAAAAATCATAATTTACAAAACAGTTATTGCCCGCTTTATCTATGGAAAAATCATAACGGCCTTAACAAGTTTTTGTTTGAGGGATATTATGATAACATTCTTACCTCTTTCGGATGGCAGCAAGTTCAAGTGGGGATACCACTGGTTGATCCACCAACAAACATAAGCCCTTATAAATATCTGTTTCACCTTACAAAACCTATACCACCACAGGGAAGTTTGCGTAACACAAAAGAAGAAATAGTTAAGGATCTCCCAAAGATCAAAAATTCAGAATTTATGCTTACGTATAATCCTGATAAGTGGGAATATGAAGTATTTTACTTTTTAAGTGATGTAAGTAATTTTATTAGCGAAACATATGGAGTGCTTTATTCGATTCTACATATTTCATATGAAAAATAG
- a CDS encoding YecA family protein, translated as MTFIEKIKPHLISDDILIQEVVLHALHDYPNVPEEWTNELLKEAFKNKDKQSSIFIYVENQTFNEEAVKILVENIPLMDSSKRHLAVNLVFRIEPGLALKYKEQLQNYIPKETWSLYDLLLHGKDEEVYSEYGQILNDLERAGSEHHHYLIKAKKLAACLVKNGWVTENEIDLVLKEELNEKWFSFNGILTVYMIGLLKLERYIPFLVSLLDRDDDSLLEELSVTLTSFQSDEVVKAVAPYLRKDNSIIYAASIVENIKSDFAVEVLREAYRSAKQLDDQDILIEALCHQFSEEALPEINQHMELDYTSGLVDVEQTVYGYFSILGLRHRELALWRQVALDREHDFRQKGNILPLAPVRNEMKVGRNDPCPCGSGKKFKKCCGK; from the coding sequence ATGACATTTATAGAAAAAATTAAACCGCATTTGATTAGCGATGATATCTTAATCCAAGAGGTAGTGCTGCATGCTTTACATGATTATCCAAACGTCCCTGAAGAATGGACCAATGAATTACTGAAGGAAGCATTTAAAAATAAAGATAAACAATCTTCGATCTTCATTTATGTGGAAAATCAAACCTTCAATGAAGAGGCAGTTAAGATATTAGTGGAAAATATTCCATTAATGGACTCCTCCAAACGCCATTTAGCGGTGAACTTGGTTTTTCGTATCGAACCGGGACTTGCTCTAAAATATAAGGAACAGCTTCAAAACTATATTCCAAAGGAAACCTGGTCCTTATATGATCTGTTGTTACATGGGAAGGACGAAGAAGTGTATTCGGAATATGGTCAAATCTTAAATGATCTTGAGCGGGCAGGTTCAGAGCATCATCATTACCTCATAAAAGCAAAAAAGCTGGCTGCGTGTTTAGTGAAAAATGGATGGGTTACAGAGAATGAAATAGACCTAGTGCTTAAAGAGGAGTTAAATGAAAAATGGTTTTCATTTAATGGAATCCTGACAGTCTATATGATTGGATTGTTAAAATTAGAAAGATATATTCCATTTTTGGTTAGCCTATTGGATCGCGATGATGATAGCTTGTTGGAGGAACTGTCCGTAACGTTAACCAGTTTCCAATCAGATGAGGTGGTAAAAGCAGTAGCACCCTATTTAAGGAAAGATAATTCCATTATCTATGCCGCATCCATTGTTGAAAACATTAAATCAGACTTTGCGGTTGAGGTTTTAAGAGAAGCCTACCGGTCTGCAAAACAACTGGATGATCAAGATATTCTAATCGAAGCACTTTGTCACCAGTTTTCAGAAGAAGCTCTACCTGAAATTAACCAACATATGGAGCTTGATTATACTTCTGGCCTGGTGGATGTTGAACAGACCGTCTATGGCTACTTTTCAATTCTGGGGTTAAGGCATCGAGAACTAGCTCTATGGAGACAAGTAGCACTAGATAGAGAACACGACTTTAGACAAAAGGGGAATATCCTCCCACTTGCTCCAGTTCGAAACGAAATGAAGGTTGGACGAAATGATCCATGCCCTTGTGGAAGCGGCAAAAAATTTAAAAAATGCTGCGGTAAATAG
- a CDS encoding LysR family transcriptional regulator, with amino-acid sequence MDLQTLKVFQTVAKLGSISQAARELQYAQSNITMKIQQLETELQTTLFYRHNRGTALTAKGSMLLTYTEKIFHLIEETKNVMNDDQTPKGPLIIGSMETTAAVRLPAIFSKYLKDYPDVDLTLKTGSTEENILGVLQYELDGAFVAGPIENSELIQKEVFDEELVLVTDTIHPPISTIEDIQKGTLLVFRTGCSYRERLEQWFRTERVMPIKVMEFGTLDGIIGCVSAGLGISMLPQSVVTKQIQEGTLRQHSLPNQFGKVKTIFIYRKDKYVPSSLLKFINMLSD; translated from the coding sequence ATGGATTTGCAAACATTAAAAGTTTTCCAGACTGTTGCAAAGCTGGGGAGTATTTCACAGGCAGCAAGAGAACTTCAATATGCACAATCTAATATCACGATGAAAATACAGCAATTAGAAACGGAACTTCAAACAACCTTATTTTATAGACATAATCGTGGGACTGCTTTGACAGCAAAAGGAAGCATGTTGTTAACATACACGGAAAAAATTTTTCATCTTATAGAAGAAACGAAAAACGTAATGAATGATGATCAAACACCAAAAGGTCCTTTAATTATTGGTTCTATGGAAACAACTGCCGCAGTTCGGTTACCAGCCATATTTTCAAAGTACCTTAAAGACTATCCCGACGTTGACTTAACCCTAAAAACAGGTTCTACGGAAGAGAATATTCTAGGTGTGCTTCAGTATGAACTCGACGGAGCATTTGTTGCGGGACCGATTGAAAACTCTGAACTCATTCAAAAGGAAGTCTTTGACGAGGAATTGGTACTCGTAACAGATACAATTCATCCCCCAATATCTACTATCGAAGATATTCAAAAAGGGACATTGCTTGTATTTCGTACTGGATGTTCTTATCGAGAAAGGCTTGAACAATGGTTTCGCACAGAGAGGGTGATGCCTATAAAGGTAATGGAATTTGGAACCCTTGATGGAATAATTGGGTGTGTATCTGCTGGTCTAGGTATAAGTATGCTTCCACAAAGCGTTGTAACAAAACAAATACAAGAAGGAACTCTAAGACAGCATTCACTTCCAAATCAATTTGGAAAAGTCAAAACAATATTCATTTATAGAAAAGATAAGTATGTACCTTCATCATTATTAAAATTTATAAATATGTTAAGTGACTAA
- a CDS encoding NADP-dependent oxidoreductase translates to MRAVVINEYGSKDVLVEQELPKPIIKANQVLVEVYSTSINPIDWKLRAGYLKQMLDWTFPIILGWDVAGKIVEVGSEVKDFQVGDDIFARPDTTAKGTYAEFTAVDEELLAKKPSNLTFEEAASIPLAGLTAWQCLVDNTKVKQGDKVLIHAGAGGVGSLAIQMAKHLSAYVATTASEQNEAYVKKLGADEFINYRTQQFEEVLRDFDVVIDTMGGDILNKSFQVLKPGGRLVTIAGQPDPALIEKHQVTASSYWLTPNGKQLAELGELLEKGILMPQVGSIFDFSAEALQKAHELSETHHAKGKIVIKVK, encoded by the coding sequence ATGCGTGCAGTTGTCATTAATGAATATGGTAGTAAAGATGTGTTAGTGGAGCAGGAGCTGCCGAAACCAATAATAAAAGCAAACCAAGTACTTGTTGAGGTTTATTCAACTTCGATTAATCCAATTGATTGGAAGCTTCGTGCGGGTTACTTGAAGCAGATGCTTGATTGGACATTCCCAATTATCCTTGGCTGGGATGTTGCGGGTAAGATTGTTGAAGTTGGAAGTGAAGTGAAGGATTTTCAGGTCGGGGATGATATTTTTGCGCGGCCGGATACTACCGCTAAAGGTACTTATGCGGAATTTACGGCGGTGGATGAGGAATTGCTTGCAAAAAAGCCAAGCAATCTTACATTTGAAGAAGCTGCCTCAATTCCATTAGCAGGTTTAACCGCTTGGCAGTGTCTAGTGGATAATACAAAAGTCAAGCAAGGAGATAAAGTACTCATCCATGCTGGAGCTGGTGGTGTAGGTAGTCTGGCCATTCAAATGGCAAAACATTTAAGTGCCTATGTCGCTACAACAGCGAGTGAACAAAATGAAGCATATGTAAAAAAGCTGGGTGCTGATGAATTCATCAATTACCGCACACAACAATTTGAAGAAGTATTACGTGATTTTGATGTGGTCATTGATACTATGGGCGGCGACATTTTAAATAAAAGCTTTCAAGTATTAAAGCCTGGCGGCAGACTAGTAACGATTGCCGGACAACCCGATCCAGCATTAATAGAAAAGCATCAAGTAACGGCAAGCTCCTATTGGTTGACGCCAAATGGGAAACAGCTAGCGGAATTAGGCGAACTACTTGAGAAAGGTATACTTATGCCTCAGGTGGGCAGTATCTTTGATTTTTCAGCAGAAGCGTTACAAAAAGCACATGAATTAAGTGAGACACATCATGCTAAAGGGAAAATTGTCATTAAAGTTAAATAA
- a CDS encoding YbfB/YjiJ family MFS transporter gives MKKQSFLFLIGGILSLIIAMGIGRFAYTPILPLMQKDLSFSNTVAGYIASSNYAGYLLGAILSGAVPLKKFRVIILKISLIISILTTAIMGLTYSHFIWYVLRFLSGVSSAYVLVLASGIVLEKLATINKTSWSGLFYGGVGLGICLSCLFIPSLNHLYQWEGTWIGLAVVSAILSIFVWLWLDEASNVVELKHKENNFAVVPPTKWLLWLIIAYGLEGLGYIVTGTFIVSIAEKTPSFHNDATLVWMMVGLAAIPSCLIWSILAKKWGFVKSLVLAMALQSLGMAMPAFWVSKTSFIISALLFGATFMGITTLATTLGRQINPSNSSRTIGILTAIFAIGQLIGPILSGVLSSFTHNFNTALIGASTVVLIGAGMLLNGIQFERKSYAKDEGYTC, from the coding sequence TTGAAGAAGCAATCTTTTCTTTTTTTAATAGGGGGAATACTGTCACTAATCATTGCTATGGGGATTGGAAGGTTTGCATATACTCCCATTCTTCCACTTATGCAAAAAGATCTATCTTTTTCGAATACAGTTGCTGGATATATAGCATCAAGTAATTACGCTGGATATTTGCTTGGAGCAATTTTATCAGGAGCGGTACCTTTGAAGAAGTTTCGAGTGATTATCTTAAAAATAAGTCTAATCATCAGTATCTTAACCACTGCCATAATGGGTCTAACATACTCTCATTTCATTTGGTATGTACTTCGATTTCTATCGGGGGTTTCCAGTGCTTATGTGTTGGTCCTTGCCTCAGGTATCGTGTTAGAAAAACTTGCTACTATAAACAAAACAAGTTGGTCTGGTTTATTTTATGGAGGGGTAGGTTTGGGAATCTGTTTATCCTGTCTTTTTATTCCGAGTTTAAACCATTTATATCAGTGGGAAGGTACATGGATCGGATTAGCTGTTGTCAGTGCAATCCTATCTATCTTCGTATGGCTATGGCTAGATGAAGCCTCCAACGTTGTTGAGTTAAAACATAAAGAAAATAATTTTGCAGTTGTCCCCCCAACTAAATGGCTCCTATGGTTGATTATTGCCTATGGTTTAGAAGGATTGGGTTACATTGTTACAGGAACATTTATCGTATCTATCGCTGAAAAGACCCCATCCTTTCATAATGATGCAACTTTAGTTTGGATGATGGTTGGTTTGGCTGCTATTCCATCCTGTCTCATCTGGTCTATACTAGCAAAAAAATGGGGCTTCGTTAAATCCTTAGTCCTTGCAATGGCATTACAATCCTTGGGAATGGCGATGCCAGCCTTTTGGGTTTCGAAAACTAGTTTTATCATAAGTGCTTTATTATTTGGAGCAACGTTTATGGGTATCACTACACTTGCTACAACATTGGGACGACAAATAAATCCATCTAATAGCAGTCGAACGATTGGCATTCTAACTGCTATTTTTGCTATTGGACAGTTGATTGGACCCATCCTTTCTGGAGTGTTATCATCATTCACTCATAATTTTAATACTGCTTTGATTGGAGCATCTACTGTCGTTTTAATTGGGGCGGGAATGCTTTTAAATGGAATTCAGTTTGAGAGGAAATCTTATGCAAAAGATGAGGGATACACATGTTAA